In bacterium, one genomic interval encodes:
- a CDS encoding tetratricopeptide repeat protein, translating to MKRILAALLFCLLPVLACGADVKAVSEKAEKLVQQGKYASALKVLGEKDLALENPALFKRYVDIVLGQNVSQIGFRTFFARDLKKGESLEEARGKADPEDFVEEDLEAAVKTVITGFPEDPNANYAAGKYIYEGLECRCATFEKFPPYLQSVYPYYLKAKEGGVFDYISLFRLGFLRQLQGGEENTAKALEFYHLALDLKKDYPPLRYNLGVLYFMVGFPEIALEHATAALGGYKDSEHEADASHLLARVEEVLEKTEDAKKHFRHALELNPLHEFAFSDYAAFLRRSGDAGGYKKTVLEGILRDPSNPALFTAYLNVVMGLGANAEDKAILKEIVSGKYEDPETEGVVFYNAGQLAEISGDSRAALEYYSRSMESFKKSGTEKPEFLEGLRKMIDRQKK from the coding sequence ATGAAGAGAATTCTGGCGGCGTTGCTTTTTTGCCTCCTTCCCGTGCTGGCATGCGGAGCCGACGTGAAGGCGGTTTCGGAAAAGGCGGAGAAGCTGGTCCAGCAGGGTAAATACGCCTCCGCCCTTAAGGTCCTCGGCGAAAAGGATCTGGCGCTTGAAAATCCCGCGCTCTTCAAGCGGTACGTCGATATAGTCCTCGGGCAAAACGTAAGCCAGATAGGCTTTCGCACCTTTTTCGCGCGCGACCTAAAAAAGGGCGAAAGCCTGGAGGAGGCACGGGGGAAGGCTGACCCGGAAGATTTCGTCGAAGAGGATCTGGAGGCGGCGGTAAAGACCGTAATAACCGGATTTCCCGAGGACCCCAACGCGAATTACGCCGCCGGAAAGTACATCTACGAGGGGCTCGAATGCAGGTGCGCGACCTTCGAGAAATTCCCTCCCTATCTCCAGTCGGTCTACCCCTACTACCTGAAAGCCAAGGAGGGCGGCGTCTTCGACTACATCTCCCTCTTCCGCCTCGGTTTTTTGCGCCAGTTGCAGGGAGGCGAGGAGAACACCGCGAAGGCGCTCGAATTCTACCATCTCGCCCTCGACCTGAAGAAGGACTACCCGCCGCTGCGCTACAACCTCGGCGTCCTCTACTTCATGGTAGGTTTTCCCGAGATAGCCTTAGAACACGCCACTGCCGCGCTGGGCGGTTACAAGGACTCGGAGCACGAAGCCGACGCCAGCCACCTTCTCGCCCGCGTGGAAGAGGTTCTGGAGAAAACCGAAGACGCTAAAAAGCACTTCCGGCACGCGCTGGAACTCAACCCCCTCCACGAGTTCGCCTTCTCCGACTACGCCGCGTTTCTCCGGCGAAGCGGCGACGCCGGGGGATATAAAAAGACCGTTCTCGAAGGGATATTGAGAGACCCTTCAAACCCCGCCCTCTTTACCGCCTACCTGAACGTGGTTATGGGGCTCGGGGCAAACGCCGAAGACAAGGCTATATTGAAGGAGATAGTTTCGGGAAAGTACGAGGACCCGGAGACGGAGGGGGTGGTTTTCTACAACGCCGGTCAGCTGGCGGAGATTTCGGGCGATTCCCGTGCCGCCCTCGAATACTACAGCCGCTCGATGGAAAGCTTTAAAAAGTCCGGCACCGAAAAGCCCGAGTTTCTCGAAGGGCTCCGGAAGATGATCGACCGGCAGAAAAAATAG